The following is a genomic window from Branchiostoma lanceolatum isolate klBraLanc5 chromosome 10, klBraLanc5.hap2, whole genome shotgun sequence.
gtggttttatgttcgcagtttttgcggtgacgtttcaccacgaactcaaaaccacgcgaacatttttgtccaatactatagcagtatgtgaatgtagcactgccgcaaacataaaactaccgaaAACAGTCTCCATTTTCactttagcgcgaaataaaaaccatgcgaacataaatgcatttacaatatgttAGACTAAGTGATAGATGAGATGagaaatgttgtttgtttctgttcaCTATAACTTTATAAGGCGTAGCAGAAACAGGTCTCCTGTTCGTGAAGGCGGAGCCGCTGAAGTGGTCGGAGAGTCTGTACGGCTACTGGCAGGCCACGCAGAACATCATTCCGTCCATCACCCTGCTGGTCGTCATGCCGTTCCTAGCCAAGCGTCTCCCGGACACTGCCCTCGTCATCATCGGGGGAGTCTCGTACGTCGCCAAGTTCGAGATCATGGCGTTTTCCAGCACCACGTGGCTCATGTTCTGTGGTAAGGGCTCCTATACTGTAAAattaaatgcttttatattCGCAGGTATTTGATTTCacagtagagagaaaatggagtgttaacTGTGGTTTTATGGTTGCAGATTAAACAGGAGGGTACGCAGCTAGAAGCAGCTAGAAGCGTTTTTGCAGCTCAGGTTACCTCGCCAATATtgaaccaccgcgaaaattacACAAAACCAAGGGATCTAATCTTCTGATTTTTCAGTAACCTTTCAGCTACCTTTGTCAGGGCTTAATATAATAGAGAACTCCTTGCCAAGCCCTGTCATGTTTTTGACTGTGAAatgtagcagggtacatttctacacggaggggttgctagcccttccctatTGACATACTCGAGATACCTCCTCACAcaagggacccccattttacgtaccttccgaaagacaggtgcattcctaaccaagatgtcctgacccagacTTGACCTGAGGTCTCCCAagcaacttattggaaccaggagctctaCTGTGAgcctgctaccagttgagctgtaAAACTTTATGAATATCTATTTCTCTGTCATTGTCCCAGCCGCTGCAGCGGGTGCGTTTCAGTACCTGGCCTTAGGTGCGCTCCATGGGATGATATCCAAGCAGGTGGATAGCAGTGAACAAGGTAAAGCTTTCCCTTTTTCTAATTCTGACTGTATCTGATTGTCCTGTTAAATCTCCATAGCAATCTTCTGGGTTTGACATTTGGCTTATCATGATAtgtgtgctgttttctgattatATATCAGTGTTCTGATTGGTTATTGCGGCTATCATAAATGGCAAGGTgaccttgtggttagggttgttgacatAGAATCTAAAGAGTTTGAATCTATTGTCAGCTCAtcacaattcagcccctggctgcaagGAGAGAGTAGTCGGCTGACCCAATACAAATACAATCTGGTACCAGCTCTCCTGTTATAAACTTAAAGGCTAACtgatttgttgctttttttcctCGTCGGTGTAGGTGCGACGTTCTCCCTGATGGGTGAGTTGGAGTGCTGCTCTGCTCTGTTCTCCACTCTCatccaaaacaaatacaatcagaaaactggcACCATCCCTGTTATAAAGGCTAACCAGCCTGtcttttttcttgcattttccaCGTCGGTGTAGGTGCGACGTTCTCCCTGATGGGAGTGTTGGAGTGCGGCTCTGCTCTGTTTTCCAGCCTCATCTTCAACTCCCTGTACGCCGCCACGATCCGCTACTTCCACGGAGCCTGCTTCCTCCTCATGGTCCTCATGAGCTTCTTCATCATAGTCATCAACGTGTAAGTAACTTCTGgcttttgtttttacatttcacGATAACAGATAAAACAGTACATTTATTGGATTGGAAATAAGAAAGGTCATCTAAAAGATATCGTTCCAGGAATTATTCACAATTTGCAGGAGAGGAAAAGAACAGGAGAAAAATGTAGCAAATGAGCTGCAGTCAACACCatcttttgttatgtttccCTATCCAAGAAGAGCATACAGTCAAagtaaaacctgtacaagtaccACCTGGTCAAAGTGGGCACTTTTTGGTGGTACCTTACataattttttccattgacacaagcattaagaatcctgcctgtatattgaccacctgtcctcatGGACCAGagtttatcagtcccctgagtggtcttttggggcagatttgactgtatataccTTCTACAGCTTCTTTTCTTATAAGATGCTCAGAGGTTTCGCCTTCATTCTAAGTTTTAATGAAGTAGAACCTAAAAAGAGTTTAACTGTGGGCCTCTTAGAATTTTCTACCAAGCCATTGTTAacttttctattctattgtCCTCACAGGTGGCAGGAGTGGGACCAGAAGCCCCAGTGGGTCTCGCCCTCGCTCCAAGACTCTGACGACCGCTTCGACAACAGAAAGACGGCCCTTATTACCTGATCTCAGTCCATAGCACAATTTTTGATGACACATTTCTAACCCTAAGGTCAAGCTGTATTGTGGACACCATGAATAGTGGAATCTCACAACATTGCATTTACATACAGTAATATGAAGCCCAGAGGAGCAGGTTATTGGAAATACGTCTAGCAGCAAATaaactgaattaaaaaaaatatacaatgaCTAAATATACATCAAAAAGAGATTCCCAGTAATTAGTGATAGATAttatagaatacatgtactttatgtgCATAATTGTTCACATACGCTCACATTTTGCCAATTGtgaattttttcaacattgattATTTCAGGCGATTAACTGCTGCAATTCACAACAATTTGTGCCACTTTGCGAATGCCTGGCGGTGTCCAGCAAGATACCAGCATAATCAACTCATTACATAACAGGACATAACATTAAGTCAAGGCCGTTTCGTGTAAACGATGATCAGTGTAATGAATATCGAATAGTCGACAATATTTACTGCACTCGCCTCTCCTCATGTGATATCCACGTATTCTGACGAATGTCCTGGCATACAATGTTGTAAGTTTTGAGAGATGTGTGGTGGAAAAATTAAATTGGTCAATTATCTTGTTGCACCATTTGACTCTCGAGTATCTCTCAAGGATAACAGATTTGACTATTTCTCAAGGATAACAGATCCTTCTCTTACGTAAGATCAGCCCCTTTGATTATGTTTTTTGAGTCGTTCATCCAGTACACAAGTGGGGGTGCCTCAAGGCGAAGCCTACATACTTTCCCACGGTTTGACACAAAAGGTTACGCCGACCACCTCTGGGCGCACCAGTATATGTTAGAGAATGTCCAGAACTACGGTAATCCCGAGAGGCCCTCCAAAGGTAACGCTTGTGTAGCTAGACTGTCAAAGATCGAAACAGCAAACAACTAGACTGTCAAAGACGACACAGTAAACAACTAGACTGTCAAAGATCGAAACAGATTGCCAAGTACAGTTGTGACACAAAAGCTTAAGCCTAACGTTACCTCCTTCGGGAGTGCTAGTGTATTAAAGAGCATCCAGAACTACGGCAATCCCGAGGCGACCTCAAGAAGTGACACTGCCGTAAACAAGGGACACTTCCACTGTTAACATCAACATGTTCATCATTTTTACATCCACCTACGCAGGCCTGAATCCCTTCACACAGCCTCCAGGATTCAAGGCTGTGCCGAGGGATTCAGGCCTACGAAGGAGGATGCATGTTTTATCAATCATTCACTTCGGACGTCAGAAAGTCGTTGCCAAAGATAAAAAACCATATGACAGAAAGTCGCTTTCATCATTGAGTTCATCCTTCATTTTCGGCttccaacataccaaatatcataaagatccatctcCAACTTACCGAGTTGTACTGTCCTCAAACtcacaagcacacaaacacaaacaaacggcCTGAAATCTTACCCGTCTTGGCGAGGGTAACTGCAGTTGTATCACTTTATCCTTTAATAATGCATGTGaaatcttctttgactttgggagATTTCTCTCAGGGTTCGGAATACATTTTACAGCTTAGTTATACTAATAGACGTGGCAAAATAAATCAATATAGGATCCTAGGAAAAGGGTCATTCTGCGACATTAGTATTAATTTTCCGATATTTTTGGCACTTCATCGATCAAGGCACATATTTGCTCATATTGCAGCATTTTGTTACGATTTACATTATGATAGTAGACTGTTttcttttggaaacggacgaaaggTGATTCAcccgcggacgtcatccatatgattaACTCCGTGTGGCCTTAGCTTAGTCAACCCACCAACTGTATGCCGTCTAACCGGTCGGTGTAGTCCATATGCCCAACGATACACCCTCACTTAACACTGTCGGATAGGGATATCTTCTTACGTCGGTAGCGTTTTCCTTCGTTTCTTGGAGGGGGCGAGGGAGTTCTAAAGGTTCCCAAGATGTCGCGTACACTTGTGATTGTCTTGGTGGTCCTGTCAGTGACTTTTCAAGGTCACAAAGGTGAGAATAGTTTGTCTGATGCGCTAACCTGATTTCTTTTTTGTAGCGTACGTGATTTGGTTCTAGAATTACGCTATATTTTTACCGTCTGTTAGAGAAACGACACTTTTCGTCAATGTAGTATCGTAGACGCACGgagatttgtacatgtacaatgtcgtCAGTTTTAAATGGTTAAGTCATGGTTGAGTTTATGTTTGGGGGGTATCATAATCGTAGTTTGTTTCTTAAGATCATGCAGGTCATTGTAGGTGTTCACTAAGTCTTCACAGACATGGGGCAATTAACAACCATATCTGTCCATTCATGTCGGTTGATTATATACCTGATATTTGTGAAGAACACTATGCCACGTCATCAGAAAAGATAAGATTGTTCTCATAAAAAGTACGATGCTTTCTTTGGTCTTGTTTTGGTCTTGGTTAAAAAATATGAATTGCAACTTTAGAAATAGtcattacaatgtttgtttaagACATTGCTGTTGtggaatatatgatatatgaacaAGATTCTTCTTTCTTTAGGAATGTCTTTGCCGAGTTTTGTCGGCGAAAATACGCCAGACGCGTACGGTAAGTCTTTGGATCTTTCTATTAAGCgcaaactttcactttttaatGAATGAACACATCTTAACTGCTTAAGCTTAAAACACAACAATGGAAAATCCAATGCATATTGGAAATATTGGAAAAGGAGTGATATGATCATAGATCTAGCAATGAAGTTAATCAAATCGAGATTGTTCTTAAAATTCGTCTCTAGTTGTTGAGGAATTGGTGGCTCtacattgcccccctccccctgtctgAATCAGGGTGACTTTCCTCAGTTAAGTCGGTTACTACTCATACATAAGATTAAATACATAAGATTACATCCGTAAAAAAGACCCATTTGTCGTCTATGTGCAATATGTTTAGATCATTTCGTGTTCTTATCTGCGCCAAAAGGGTTTGGTTCATATTGCAGACAACGTTATAAGTGTAAGTTCAGGTCAAGCCGTATGTAATCACGAAAGTTCCACATGACCGAACAATTACCTATTGAAAAGGCGCACCTACACGGACTACAATAGCTAGACTTGACGCCTAAGCGCACCTTAAATAATATGCATAATTTAGATCTTACCAGATAAAGTTTTCTACAATAAACAACGCCAATTTAGGGGATTTTGAGCTTTAGTTTCCCTTTACTGGTGGAATTTCCACATGGCCGAACTACACTTTAATTACAAGTTGAAATGACACACCTACTTCGGATTTTAGCAGACAACTTTTTCAGTGAACAACAGCAAATCAAGCGTCTaatatgtatacaaatgtatacgtTTGGTATCCACCCGAGAAGGTGTAAACGTGGGGTGAGGGTGAACGGGTAAAAGTGAGAGTATCTGAGTGTCAGCGTTGCCTCCATTTTTAATAAAGGTTAAAATTCGACCCTTAACCCcgctccctctctctctctcgccctctctttttctgtgtgtgtagTTTGCCGTTTTAACGCTTAGTTGGTCTTGTCAGTGTGAAAGGAATGATTGTAAAGAATTTTGGGTACAGTAGTTGCTTGAAATGTTCACCTTCCATGCTTAGAACGATAGGGTCAGATCGGACACCTATTGTTCACCTCCTGTCCCTGCATGTAGCACATGTCCTTGGGCATTTAGTATATGGGTCGTCTTTGATTTATTACCGTTAGGCCACggcaagtaaatgttatggattacatccttgtgcgcattgatttttgcctgatctagaaaaaaatggaaatttccGGCGATGGTccacatgacaagaaaatacgGTAAAAGGGAAGATATGTCGTGTGGTACTAGgtttgagtgtagttgtagtgaTACTAGGCTCctacactagtgtcactttctgGACTTCataaatacaggaataaaagacgtgTTATACCATATTTTGTCACAACGtttgagaagctcaaatcggcacttttcattgaggtcatgatggaagaggtaagggtcagataagaTATAACAAAGACTGTgacaaataaaatcatttaagtcctaataGCTCTATCAACTTATATTCTACCATCTAACTTGGTACTGACTACTGTGTACTTTTCCGTATTTAACTCGTGTAGAGGACGAACAGATCAAACGGGAGGAGGACATCATCAAGAGGATGGACGACATTCTGCAGAAGACGAGGGGCGTCGCGCCGCTGCAGAAGGCCGCCGACAAAATGTGGCACTTCAAGATGAGAGAAATCGGCGACCTGGTAAGAACCGCTTTTTTCAACCAAATAGTTATTTAGATTCAGTAGCAATAATATTTCTTATTTCAAGTCTGATAGTATGTATGCAACTAATAGTTTTATAATGATGTGAtctgtgatttgtgatttattgagattgtacagtacagtacaatacacgtgggccacaggcagctgttgctggtgtcgtggcccaaacacaaaacaatacgCAGCACATAAACTACAAATAGCAAACAGTTCTATCCGTATGTAAAACTGATGGAGAATTTCTCAAAATTTTCAGTACCTTATGTTTAATTTTGCCAATCACAGGCGGGGAAATATCTAGAAGCCATAAAGGAAGGTCGTGCAGAGGCTCCTGGCGTCCCAAGTGAGTATTGCATCACACCTAATTTTCTTCCTTTCCGTGATTGCGCGCATGCGGACTTTTATAAAAATGCTACACTAAAATGACATaggtcaagtaagtcaagtaagtcacacTAAAATATGGTACCATCAAAATGGTGTATTATACAGAATATTTACTCTTGCAATGTTGACTCTGAGGGAAAGGAATACGTCTAGAATAACGTATGTTGGAAACAAACGTGTATGAATTATGACACACTAGTCAAATCGCGGTGATTCGGACTTTCATTTCTGTATATAGGTAATTCTTGTGAACGATCGGCTCAAGATCAGAATGATTATCATTTAACAACTCACTATCACTCACTCATGCATGGCCGCATGCTCCCATGTGGTGCGCAGTGCCTCGGCATACGGTTCTCCAAGTAGTCCCCAAGCAGAGCTTGGTGGACAAAATGTGAACTTTTTAGCATCAACAAAGCAAGAGAAGTACTGACAAAAAACGAGGTATATCatgaaaaggtcacaatctcctccataaacctctgcttagagagtccAAGTGGATCTGTCCCTGGCTGCCCCCAGGCGGTATTCGGGTTTAGGCCTGCAGCCAGTAGGCTAGGTCATCCTTCAGCTAATCTTAACCTTTGATTGTTTCCCTGATGGGTACAACTACAACCTTAGacttttcaagtcaaaggtGAACAGACATCTGTCATTACATTACAGTCCagtatagcctggatgccagacccccaatctctataatatctatcGTCCCCAAACGATCCACatgttagagattgggggtctggcatccaggctaagtcCAGTCCAGTAACCAAAACATGTGAGAGGCTCTTATGAGCCTTGTTTAGCGATAAAATTTAAGTAAATAGAAATAATAACTTCGTTTTTAACAACactatattgtttttttcaacagTGGGAAGCGAAAACTTCCAGAAGTGGGAGCAGAGCGTGCTTGAGCTGGACGACATGGTCCGGAAGATGACGGGTGTGGCGGGCCTGGAGAGCGCGCGGGAGAACCTGTACCGTCTGGAGGAAGTCGATCTCGAACCGGCGGTGAGTTAGCTTTTGTGAATTAGATTAATTGTAACTTTTATTATTATTGTACTTTAGTTTGTAAATGTGcctttgtattatattttgttatttcagttattttatgtttatgtttatgtatgcACGCAGGGCGCTTTGAAAATCGCCCTAGTGGTGACAAGTTTGtccctggataaataaataaatgaaaaatgaaaattaggccatgctgatttgattttatggacgACATCCTCTGATAtctccaaaactgatgcaagtgtgcgaataaaaaagagTTTGGCAAAAATAGTTGCCTTCATTACGAAATCTACAaggtcaggaaggttgagcaAATGcctaaaatgataaaataataaAAGCATAAAAGAATTCTTCTTTTCAATATCTTCATACCTTCTTCTTGGACTTTGCACTTGATTTCGGCATGACACGACATATCTATCGTtttccatatactagtaatcaaatcaatatggccttccGGGCACCTTGGATATAACAGAAATTATTTAGCACCAAGCAGCTAAATGCCATTTGTAAAGGCACAGATACAATTAAGTACATTTTTATTCTGATTGCGAAGACTCTAAGATTCCATAATTAACCGTGCTTATCCCGTCTCATTTTACTCATTATTACGTTGGATTTGGGAAATAAGGGTTCTCAAAACGCAACCTAACGGATCTCcttgcagcagaacgtccgattttgatatctcgtgttctatgCAAGGTATGGTGACCGTCGTAAATTTTGGGTGATAGATAGTTCTTGCGCAGTGATGAAGCAATTGACTGTTTGACACATCCAGCTACAACTCGAATCACGGAGACAAGATGCGGAAGAGGCAAAGGACGCTGCGGAAGGCGCCGCCGCTGCTGCCGCCGGAGCTGCGAAGGAAGCCGCGGGCGAGGCTGCAGAAGGAGCCGGCGAGGCTACGAAGGGCGCTGCGGAAGGAGCCGCCGACGCTGCGAAGGGCGCTGGGGCAGAAGGAGCcgctgctgctgcagctgcgGCTGAAGCTGCCAAGGAAGCCGCCGGAGCTGCCAAGGAAGCCGCGGAAGGAGCCGCCGACGCTGCCGCCGCAGCTGGGGAAGGAGCCGCCGACGCTGCAAAGGACGCAGGGGCAGAAGGAGCCGCTGCCGCTGCCGCTGCAGCCGAAGCTGCGAAGGGAGCCGCCGATTCAGCAGGTGAAGCCGCGGGCGAGGCTAAGGAAGGAGCCGACGACGCTGCCGCTGCAGCTGGAGCCGGTGGGGCCGCTGCAGCAGCAGCCGACGCTGTGAAGGGAGCCGCCGATTCAGCAAGCGTAGCCGCGGGCGACGCCGCTAAGGGAGCGATCGACTCCGCCGCTAAAGCTGCCGAGGGCACGGCGCTGGGAGATGCCGCCAAGGGGGCTGCGGATGCGGCAAAGGGAGCTGTCGACAGCGCGAGTAAAACCGTCGGCGAGGCTGCTAAAGGTGCTGCAGACAAGGCTGCCGCGGCTCTTGGAGGGGCGGCTGCAGGAGCTGCAGGAGCCGCAGGGGCCGCTGCAGGGGTTGCTGCGGCTGCAGGAAATGGCGCCGGTGCTGCTTCAAACGCTACTGCTGCTGAAGGTGATGCTGCCGGGGAAGGCGCAGCTACGGAAAAGGCCGAGACCGCGGATGAGGCAGCGGCCGGAGCGGGAGTCGCCGGCAACACGACAGAGACCGCGAAACCAAAGGTACTGTGAACGTTCTGTTTCATCTTTGCTTGAATAAATGCCCTGAATTCCTTGAAACACAAGCACgggtttgtttcttttataCGAGAGCCCATAGCGACACCAGGCGAGAGTTTACATGCCTCCGCGCAGCTCTTGTGCGGTGTCGCTATGGGCTATCGTACGTTTAGTGGAAGATGACGGTCCGGTGTAACAAACCCGGCAACCTTTTTACTATAACTACCGGTACTCGCATTCGCAACTTACGTTGGTACGTTGGGGAGAGTCAGACATCTAGCTATAGGTACATAATACATTATATGAATCAAACAGGTTGGTTAAGCAGGTGATCTCTAACAGTCAAGCATTTCAAACAGCAActgctgtcttttgtcattgaactgtgggagactcacacaataacggatgctgtctgaaacgcctgacaCCTTCAGAGACGCTATCCGGTTGTTTGATTTACTTTGTATACTATCTTTGCAACTCTGTTACACAGAGCTTGTAGTAGTATCCTTTTCATACACAGATATTTTGTTCTTCACGAGGATATATGTATGTGAGCGTTGTATATTGATGATGTTCATCTCTTCTGTTGATTAGAGTTGTCCGATATTCTGCTGGCAGTGGGGAGCGAAGGTTTGCTGTCCGCCGAAATCGTGCACGTAAGAACCGTGACTTTCTGTCTTCCTACCTTGCATGGTGTGCCATCATAATCCATATATCCCTGGTATAGTAGCCGTTAAACTAACTACGACGGAATCTAGGTTATGTTTCATAACTCGTAGCGAAGTCAACAACATGTGTGAAATCACGAAAGAGAGAAGATTTAACTAGTATTACTACCTACGTAGACTGGATGTAAATGAATTGTAATTTCAAGTTAACAACTGATATATGGCAAGACCAGCAAAATGAAgcttaatttccaagcagatgtttaaGCGGACAATTGTACAGTTTTCTGACCTGCCAGCTTTTCTGACAGTCCTCTTAAACTGCCATTGACGTCGGTCGATCAGAAAACTTCACAGTTCTCCACCCAACATCTTCTTGGAGTCATTTATCTGGACCGGTCATCAAAATAATAGTAATATAGAAAACTACATAAAAGTCTATCACAGTGATGTAATTTGTAAATAGTGTATGACAGGCTGATATATAGAAAGACATACATTTAATGATTTGTATCTAGATTCTAGAATATTCTTTGCAATCATTCAGCTTCAGTAACGCTATATTCTGTTCCTaacgaaatacttttttgtttttatttcgtcaCACATAGGTTCTTCTGGTGCGCCTAAAGGACAGTCCAGAAGTACGGCAGCCGGCCTTTCTTGGAGACGTTATTTCGCTTTCGCTTTGAGTTTTAGTTTATTCAGATCTACAATTAGCTTTTTACAATGTTCACCTTTGTTCTAGCTTGAGTAATGCCCGTagagtactagtattcaaaacAATAAAGCGAGAAAGACAGAATGATAGATAGGGTAGAGACAATGAGAGAGAggtagaaagagagagagtggGGAAGAGAGAGGGAGAACAGGCATACAGACGAATTGTAACATGGGGTATTTATATCagattattctccaagcagatgtagggcgCGGCTTAGTGTTTCAGGTGTGTTTTGGAGCATGTTTATAATACGTTCTTCCTGTAGTCACTTGTGGAATGGAAGAGCGAGAAAAGCGGACCACAAGAAAACTATTAAAAGGCACAAAAGTACACATAACACACTAAACCGAATTCTGCATCTGCATGGATTTTAGCTATCTATGCAGACGAACATTCTAAGCTGACATGAAACTTTGAATATGATACTTATATCACAGCTTCGTATGTGAAACTGCtgtgcaatgtacatgtgttgtacatgtgtatcatgtcGGTACAAATGTTGCATCACTATATATGCATAATCTATGGTCGGGATCGTGCAATTACATGTTATATCTAAAATAGAATATTTTATGGTGGAATATGGTACGTGGATTATGAAAGCTTAAGGAAGTAATCGTGATTTTGTTACGTATGAAACGCATAAAACAGCCATTGGTATCAGCAGTGTTTATAAATGATTATCAGAACTTCATTGGTGAAAAATTGTTAAGTTAAAGGGTTACGTGCTTCTGTTTGGAGCTTATTTATGGAAATATAACTTATCATCTGAAAAATTTACGtaaaatatataattatattgcATAAGGGTTGAATAGTTTGTTGGTGGGGATACAATGTTGAATACATATTTGTactttctattctattctaatgCAAACATGTACACCAAAGCAATGATATGGACAAAACAAGCTTGACTGAACACAAACTTATACCAAAATATGATAAACTTAATATATGTACAATAGACAAGAAGAACAAATTGTTTCTGAAAGAGCAAGTCCAAACCCCCCACCCGATGGCGAAATATTCAAGAGTACACACTGAACTTAGAGGAAGATTGACAATTTAAGCGTTTGCAAGTGGTGACAAATCTTGGGTAATAGATACGATTATGGAATTAACCTAATATGAGTATTTGTTGTAAATTTCATTTCTATTCATAACACACTTGTGACATGATGATGTCTTCAGTGTTAGGCTATACTGGTACCAGTTATAAAAAGGGTAAAACACAATATTTGCGTATTTGTTCTATCGGAAACGGCCATACTTAAGCatggctttttttttacatcgtcCCAGTCCACAGTGTGAAAACGACGAGTgtaagagttcggagacctcatatttccatgaactattttgattCTGCAAttgacttccacatttacataatctatgcttggccatgtacaCCTTTGACTAAtttacacaggtcacaatgttaacagtccaattatttaccacttagaagaaTCATGGCACTTTTGccttcattatgcaaattagggattatttgcataattatcttcgccgaggaactcggagtagattatgttttcggttgagccggctgttgtgtgggtctgaatgtatgtcaagagcataactcgggaaacctttgatggatcttcatgatatttggtaggtgtgtagtgtctgtgcaaaggaaggtcaagttcaaaaatcgttcacctggcgttttccaacaatactgcagcggacttttaatt
Proteins encoded in this region:
- the LOC136443525 gene encoding uncharacterized protein, with the protein product MSRTLVIVLVVLSVTFQGHKGMSLPSFVGENTPDAYEDEQIKREEDIIKRMDDILQKTRGVAPLQKAADKMWHFKMREIGDLAGKYLEAIKEGRAEAPGVPMGSENFQKWEQSVLELDDMVRKMTGVAGLESARENLYRLEEVDLEPALQLESRRQDAEEAKDAAEGAAAAAAGAAKEAAGEAAEGAGEATKGAAEGAADAAKGAGAEGAAAAAAAAEAAKEAAGAAKEAAEGAADAAAAAGEGAADAAKDAGAEGAAAAAAAAEAAKGAADSAGEAAGEAKEGADDAAAAAGAGGAAAAAADAVKGAADSASVAAGDAAKGAIDSAAKAAEGTALGDAAKGAADAAKGAVDSASKTVGEAAKGAADKAAAALGGAAAGAAGAAGAAAGVAAAAGNGAGAASNATAAEGDAAGEGAATEKAETADEAAAGAGVAGNTTETAKPKSCPIFCWQWGAKVCCPPKSCTFFWCA